One genomic region from Fictibacillus marinisediminis encodes:
- a CDS encoding WecB/TagA/CpsF family glycosyltransferase codes for MNNTVNILGIDFLNTTINNFINTLQSHLEDRKKAFVVTANPEVVMKARKEEDFMSVIKNADYVTADGIGIIKSAGLLGLPLPERVTGFDLTLRLLSLANEKNYSVYLLGGQDKVIEKAAEAIEAEYPSVTIAGYHHGFFDLNDDKIPSTIEHIKPDIVLVALGAGRQEAWISQHLSRFEHGIFMGVGGTFDVLAGEVQRAPEVWQKMNLEWFYRLVKQPSRWKRQIALPQFAFKVLQLKMQQMTKVPVR; via the coding sequence ATGAACAATACAGTGAACATATTAGGAATAGACTTTCTAAATACAACGATTAACAACTTTATAAATACACTTCAATCTCACCTTGAGGACCGTAAGAAGGCATTCGTCGTAACGGCGAACCCTGAAGTCGTGATGAAGGCGCGTAAAGAAGAAGATTTTATGAGTGTCATCAAAAACGCGGACTACGTGACAGCAGACGGAATCGGCATCATTAAATCAGCAGGTCTTCTCGGACTTCCGCTCCCTGAGCGCGTGACTGGTTTTGATCTGACCCTTCGCCTGCTAAGCCTTGCGAATGAGAAAAACTACAGTGTTTATCTGCTTGGCGGACAGGACAAGGTGATTGAAAAAGCTGCAGAAGCGATTGAAGCGGAATATCCAAGCGTGACCATCGCCGGTTATCATCATGGATTCTTTGATCTGAACGATGATAAAATCCCGAGCACGATCGAGCACATTAAACCGGACATCGTCCTGGTTGCTCTAGGTGCCGGCCGCCAGGAAGCCTGGATCAGCCAGCATCTTTCCCGCTTCGAGCATGGTATCTTCATGGGTGTCGGCGGCACATTTGATGTTCTTGCCGGAGAAGTGCAGCGTGCACCTGAAGTATGGCAGAAAATGAACCTGGAGTGGTTCTACCGCCTAGTGAAGCAGCCATCACGCTGGAAACGGCAGATCGCTCTTCCGCAATTTGCTTTTAAAGTTCTTCAACTCAAAATGCAGCAGATGACGAAAGTTCCAGTCCGATAA
- the tagD gene encoding glycerol-3-phosphate cytidylyltransferase — MKKVLTYGTFDLLHWGHINLLSRAKDLGDHLTVGLSADEFNAIKNKKSYHSFENRKMILESIRYVDEVIAEKTWDQKISDVVDNNIDIFVMGDDWEGKFDFLKEYCEVVYLPRTIGISTSQIKKDLFTVKNG; from the coding sequence ATGAAAAAGGTATTAACATACGGTACATTTGACCTGCTTCATTGGGGGCATATCAACTTATTAAGTAGAGCAAAAGATCTTGGTGACCATCTGACTGTTGGTTTATCGGCAGATGAGTTCAATGCGATCAAAAATAAAAAATCATACCACAGCTTTGAGAACCGCAAAATGATTTTGGAGTCCATCCGTTATGTGGATGAAGTCATTGCGGAAAAGACTTGGGACCAAAAAATCTCTGATGTCGTGGATAACAACATCGATATTTTTGTAATGGGTGATGACTGGGAAGGGAAATTTGACTTCTTGAAAGAGTATTGTGAAGTGGTTTATTTGCCGCGTACGATCGGAATCTCGACCTCTCAGATCAAAAAAGATCTATTTACTGTTAAAAATGGTTAA
- a CDS encoding glycosyltransferase family 4 protein, with protein sequence MLYVTLFVCFLASIILTPLVKKAAFFIGAVDNPNNRKVHAKVMPRAGGLAIFISFLIGFWILHPESPYTMPILIGSAIIIMTGLLDDIYELSPKVKLAGQIAAALCVVVFGGIQVHFINLPFDGRLELGWFSIPLTVLWILAITNAINLIDGLDGLAAGVSSIVLFTIAAMAFIMGNVLVMAVAGIVLAGTLGFLFYNFHPAKIFMGDTGALFLGFIISVVSLLGFKNVTLFSLVVPVIILGVPISDTIFAIIRRILHKQPLSAPDKSHLHHCLLRLGYSHRTTVLLIYAMSAVFGIAAILFSTSTLWGSLFIIAILTLGIELVVEGVGLVGQNYRPVLNAIRRPNK encoded by the coding sequence ATGCTTTACGTTACACTGTTCGTATGTTTTCTAGCATCGATCATACTAACACCTTTAGTAAAAAAAGCCGCCTTTTTCATCGGAGCGGTCGATAATCCCAACAACCGAAAAGTACATGCGAAAGTGATGCCTCGTGCAGGCGGACTCGCCATTTTTATCAGCTTTTTAATCGGCTTCTGGATTTTACACCCGGAAAGCCCCTATACGATGCCCATCCTAATAGGGTCAGCTATCATTATTATGACCGGTTTACTCGATGATATTTACGAATTATCACCAAAAGTAAAACTCGCTGGGCAGATTGCAGCAGCTCTGTGTGTTGTCGTTTTCGGAGGCATTCAGGTACATTTCATCAACCTTCCCTTCGACGGGCGCCTGGAACTGGGCTGGTTCAGCATTCCGCTAACGGTCCTTTGGATCCTGGCCATCACTAACGCGATCAACCTGATTGACGGTTTGGACGGGCTTGCTGCAGGTGTTTCTTCTATAGTACTGTTTACGATTGCCGCAATGGCCTTTATCATGGGCAACGTCCTTGTTATGGCTGTTGCAGGTATCGTTTTAGCTGGAACTCTTGGATTTTTGTTCTACAACTTTCATCCCGCTAAAATTTTCATGGGGGATACGGGAGCATTGTTCTTAGGGTTTATCATCTCGGTCGTATCACTCCTCGGGTTTAAAAACGTTACATTGTTTTCCCTTGTGGTCCCGGTGATCATCCTTGGTGTTCCCATATCTGATACGATCTTTGCGATCATCAGACGGATTCTGCATAAACAGCCGCTGTCCGCACCAGATAAATCGCATCTGCATCACTGCCTGCTGCGCCTGGGATACTCCCACCGCACAACCGTATTGCTCATCTATGCGATGAGCGCAGTATTCGGAATTGCAGCGATCCTCTTCTCTACATCAACGCTTTGGGGCTCATTGTTCATTATCGCCATACTTACCCTTGGCATTGAGCTTGTTGTCGAGGGAGTCGGACTGGTTGGCCAAAATTACAGACCCGTACTGAACGCCATCAGGCGGCCTAATAAATAG